The Manihot esculenta cultivar AM560-2 chromosome 11, M.esculenta_v8, whole genome shotgun sequence genome includes a region encoding these proteins:
- the LOC110626104 gene encoding lamin-like protein, whose amino-acid sequence MLPSSPLLVFFCFFIIFSATSTTATDHIVGANKGWNPGINYTLWANNHTFYVGDLISFRYQKTQYNVFEVNQTGYDNCTTEGALGNWTSGKDFIPLNKAKRYYFICGNGQCFNGMKVSVVVHPLPPAPSGSVSSSNHTSPASAAPVVLQKGLVSFRALVVAFASIWFGSGWI is encoded by the exons ATGCTGCCCAGCTCACCTCTTCTcgtcttcttctgcttcttcatcATCTTCTCCGCCACTTCCACCACCGCTACTGACCACATTGTTGGTGCTAACAAAGGCTGGAATCCTGGCATCAACTACACTCTCTGGGCCAATAACCACACCTTCTATGTTGGCGACCTTATCT CATTTAGGTACCAGAAGACCCAGTACAATGTGTTTGAAGTGAACCAGACAGGCTATGACAACTGCACCACAGAGGGAGCGCTAGGCAACTGGACCAGTGGTAAAGATTTCATCCCTCTTAACAAGGCCAAGAGGTACTACTTCATCTGTGGAAATGGACAGTGCTTCAATGGCATGAAGGTTTCTGTTGTTGTTCATCCTTTGCCTCCTGCACCATCAGGTAGCGTTTCTTCTTCTAACCATACTTCACCGGCTTCTGCTGCTCCTGTGGTTCTGCAGAAGGGTTTGGTAAGTTTTAGAGCTTTGGTTGTGGCATTTGCTTCCATTTGGTTTGGATCTGGTTGGATCTAG
- the LOC110625929 gene encoding pentatricopeptide repeat-containing protein At1g80880, mitochondrial, which produces MLLTTVARRLQRSHPQVILPLFCSVSSPSLSSPLTSNSVISFSSFEAFHRALSIAYQHPFRFFTFKSFSTQNLRDPFELVQERVHTRESLKPGLLDSLKRAAYFTAEAEAVASVDASGIKADQNLVYSVIWELRHEWRPAFLAFKWGEKWGCFDEKSYELMIWVLGNHKKFNIAWVLIRDLHRSSMNTRQAMLIMIDRYAAANDPGNAIHTLYIMEKFRMTPDEDAFYSLMNALCKYGNIEEAEEFMLVNKKLFPLETEAFNIILHGWCNICVDVLEGKRIWREMSKYCITPNAASYTHMISCFSKVGNLFDSLRLYDEMKKRGWVPCIKVYNSLIYVLTRENCLKEALKVLDKIKENGLQPDSTSYNSMIRPLCEGKKLAEARSILAAMIEENLRPTMETYHALLEGTGLEETLQVLNQMRIAGIDPTEDTFRLILVKFFKLEQPENALKIWLEMMQYEVTPNLTHYIVLVEGLAGCGLLTEAWEYYAEMRSNGFSDNPKLLKILKEPIQDQTSCKKQQGRQVKRDQYVSQKLGSKVRRKGRKGMQKGKEKL; this is translated from the exons ATGTTGCTCACGACCGTAGCAAGAAGGTTGCAAAGATCTCATCCCCAAGTTATTCTCCCACTCTTCTGTTCCGTCTCTTCCCCATCCTTATCGTCTCCTCTTACTTCAAATTCAGTTATCTCGTTTTCCTCCTTTGAGGCATTCCATCGAGCACTTTCAATTGCATATCAACACCCTTTTCGTTTCTTCACTTTCAAATCTTTCTCCACCCAAAACCTCAGAGACCCATTTGAGCTCGTTCAGGAGAGAGTTCATACCCGTGAATCTCTCAAACCTGGCCTTCTCGATTCGCTCAAACGGGCTGCATACTTCACTGCAGAAGCAGAGGCTGTTGCGTCTGTTGATGCGTCAGGCATTAAAGCTGATCAAAATTTGGTCTATTCGGTGATTTGGGAGCTAAGACATGAGTGGAGACCGGCGTTTTTGGCTTTCAAATGGGGAGAGAAATGGGGGTGCTTTGATGAGAAGTCGTATGAGTTAATGATATGGGTTTTGGGTAATCATAAAAAGTTTAACATTGCTTGGGTTTTGATTCGTGATTTGCATCGGTCTTCTATGAACACTCGTCAGGCGATGCTTATTATGATTGATAG ATATGCTGCAGCAAATGATCCGGGCAATGCTATTCATACGCTGTATATTATGGAGAAATTCAGAATGACCCCTGATGAAGATGCATTTTACTCCCTCATGAATGCTCTCTGTAAATATGGGAACATTGAAGAGGCTGAAGAGTTTATGCTTGTTAATAAGAAGCTCTTCCCATTGGAGACCGAAGCATTTAATATCATTCTCCATGGATGGTGTAAcatatgtgttgatgtgcttgAAGGAAAGCGAATTTGGAGGGAAATGTCAAAATACTGTATTACACCCAATGCAGCTTCTTATACACACATGATATCGTGCTTCTCAAAGGTTGGAAATCTTTTTGACTCACTAAGGCTTTATGATGAGATGAAGAAAAGGGGTTGGGTCCCATGTATTAAGGTTTATAATTCATTGATTTATGTACTAACTCGTGAGAACTGCCTGAAAGAAGCACTCAAGGTCctggataaaataaaagaaaatggatTGCAGCCTGATTCTACTTCTTACAACTCAATGATACGTCCTTTATGTGAGGGCAAGAAGCTAGCAGAGGCTAGAAGCATATTGGCTGCCATGATAGAGGAGAATCTCAGACCAACAATGGAAACCTACCATGCACTTCTTGAAGGCACTGGTCTTGAAGAAACATTGCAAGTCCTTAACCAGATGAGAATAGCTGGTATAGATCCCACAGAGGATACCTTTCGCTTAATTTTGGTCAAGTTCTTCAAGTTAGAGCAACCTGAGAATGCATTGAAGATTTGGCTAGAAATGATGCAATATGAGGTGACACCTAATTTGACACATTATATAGTATTGGTGGAAGGGCTTGCTGGATGTGGACTGTTAACCGAGGCATGGGAATATTATGCTGAGATGAGATCAAATGGATTTTCAGATAATCCAAAACTTCTGAAGATCTTGAAAGAACCGATACAAGACCAGACTAGCTGCAAAAAACAGCAGGGGAGACAAGTTAAGAGAGATCAATATGTAAGTCAGAAATTAGGTAGTAAGGTTAGAAGAAAAGGTAGAAAAGGCATGCAAAAAGGCAAAGAAAAATTGTAG